A single window of Xylocopilactobacillus apicola DNA harbors:
- the hslV gene encoding ATP-dependent protease subunit HslV: MTTICAVRNGQQVAIAGDGQVTAGEKYIMKGNAQKIHRIFDNRVLSGFAGGVADAVTLQDRFESKLKKYNGDLRRSAVELAQDWRKDQMLQKLEAMLIVADKKDLLLVSGNGEIIQPEFDVLAIGSGGNFAQAAAMGLLENTDLTPEEIVQKSVKIASEIDIFTNSDILVEVLDRNE; this comes from the coding sequence ATGACAACAATTTGTGCCGTAAGAAATGGTCAGCAAGTGGCAATTGCCGGTGACGGGCAGGTTACTGCTGGTGAAAAATATATTATGAAAGGCAATGCTCAAAAGATTCATCGAATTTTTGATAATCGAGTATTGTCTGGTTTTGCTGGTGGAGTAGCTGATGCAGTTACTTTGCAAGATCGATTTGAAAGCAAATTAAAGAAATACAATGGTGATTTACGTCGATCGGCTGTAGAATTGGCACAAGATTGGCGAAAAGATCAAATGCTTCAAAAACTTGAAGCAATGCTAATCGTAGCTGATAAGAAAGACTTGCTCTTGGTTTCAGGAAACGGTGAAATTATCCAGCCAGAATTTGATGTTCTTGCCATTGGATCTGGTGGCAATTTTGCTCAAGCAGCAGCGATGGGATTACTTGAAAATACTGATTTAACGCCGGAAGAAATTGTTCAAAAAAGTGTAAAGATAGCTTCAGAGATCGATATTTTTACCAATTCAGATATATTAGTTGAGGTATTAGATAGAAATGAATGA
- the xerA gene encoding site-specific tyrosine recombinase/integron integrase, translated as MEGLTINQQAVEDFSKFLNEFKHYSPQTVNAYQRDLNDFFSFFSDKTFDQIQKKDYFQYLNYLDQHYSVASINRKKSALSTFFQFLVHQEKIKVTPIKKVKGARKAHRLPKILYQEEINQLIDKIPTDTDLQIRNRLIFELLYSTGIRISEAVQIKLNEINLSLKSILVHGKGGKERYVPFNNHFEKILKLYLYRSRPAILGDKKSDLLLLNFHGERLTTRGLEYIFQSVLTKLEQPGLHPHILRHSLATHLLDNGADLRIVQELLGHSSINTTQIYTHVSVKNLQDIYNQDFPRK; from the coding sequence TTGGAAGGTTTAACAATAAATCAACAAGCGGTTGAAGATTTCAGTAAATTTTTGAATGAATTTAAACATTATTCTCCCCAAACAGTTAACGCTTACCAGAGAGATCTAAATGATTTTTTTTCCTTTTTTTCTGATAAAACCTTTGATCAGATTCAAAAAAAAGATTATTTTCAGTATTTAAATTATCTTGATCAACATTACTCTGTTGCCTCAATTAATCGAAAAAAATCTGCTTTATCAACTTTTTTTCAATTTCTAGTTCATCAAGAAAAGATTAAGGTAACTCCAATTAAGAAAGTTAAGGGCGCGAGAAAAGCTCACCGCCTTCCTAAAATTCTTTATCAGGAGGAAATAAATCAATTAATTGATAAAATTCCTACCGATACCGATTTACAAATTAGGAACCGTTTAATCTTTGAGTTATTATATTCTACCGGAATCAGAATTTCCGAAGCTGTTCAAATTAAATTGAATGAAATAAATTTAAGTTTGAAGTCCATTTTAGTTCACGGGAAAGGTGGAAAAGAGCGTTACGTCCCTTTTAATAATCATTTTGAGAAGATTTTAAAATTGTACTTATACAGATCTCGTCCCGCTATTTTAGGTGACAAAAAAAGTGATCTCTTACTTTTAAATTTTCACGGAGAACGTCTAACGACACGAGGTTTGGAATACATTTTTCAAAGCGTTTTAACAAAATTGGAACAACCTGGATTACATCCCCATATCTTAAGACATTCGCTTGCAACTCATTTGCTAGATAATGGGGCTGATTTAAGAATTGTGCAGGAATTGTTGGGACACTCCTCGATCAACACCACGCAGATCTATACCCATGTTTCAGTTAAAAATTTACAAGATATTTATAATCAAGATTTTCCTAGAAAGTGA
- the trmFO gene encoding methylenetetrahydrofolate--tRNA-(uracil(54)-C(5))-methyltransferase (FADH(2)-oxidizing) TrmFO → MDNQTVDIIGAGLAGSEATYQLAKRGINVRLFEMRDKKMTPAHHTDQFAELVCTNSMRSNEITNGVGLLKAEMRELDSIIMKSADANQVPAGSALAVDRDSFSQEITQKIREMPNVEIINEEVDKFSSNPTIIATGPLTSASLTSKIKELTGQDELYFYDAAAPIISSEKIDRSIVYEKSRYDKGEAAYLNCPMNKDQFMTFYEALISAEKAELHDFEDSKYFEGCMPVEEMASRGEKTLLFGPLKPVGLEMPNGEMPYAVVQLRQDNVSKTMYNLVGFQTQLKWGEQKRVFQLIPGLEDVEFIRYGVMHRNTFLNSPKLLSANYQLKDKPQFYFAGQITGVEGYVESAGSGLFAALSLFKQLKGESLIADPHTMIGAMGNYVANADAKYFQPMNANFGIMTPLTQRIRNKKERREIMAQRALELVKNWKV, encoded by the coding sequence ATGGACAATCAAACAGTTGATATTATCGGTGCAGGGCTCGCTGGTAGCGAAGCTACTTACCAATTAGCAAAACGTGGCATTAACGTTCGCTTGTTTGAGATGCGTGACAAAAAAATGACTCCAGCTCATCATACAGATCAGTTTGCTGAACTGGTTTGTACTAATTCAATGCGTTCAAATGAAATAACTAATGGTGTCGGTCTCTTAAAAGCTGAAATGCGAGAATTAGATTCAATTATTATGAAGTCAGCTGATGCTAATCAAGTTCCAGCTGGCAGCGCTCTGGCAGTTGATCGGGATTCTTTTTCACAGGAAATCACTCAGAAGATTCGGGAAATGCCAAACGTTGAAATTATTAACGAAGAGGTCGATAAATTTAGTTCTAACCCAACAATTATCGCAACTGGTCCCTTAACTTCTGCTAGTTTAACTAGCAAAATCAAAGAACTCACTGGTCAAGACGAACTTTATTTTTATGATGCTGCAGCTCCAATTATTAGTAGTGAAAAAATCGATCGCTCGATTGTATATGAAAAATCTCGTTACGATAAAGGGGAAGCCGCCTATCTAAACTGTCCAATGAACAAAGATCAGTTTATGACTTTTTATGAAGCGCTAATTTCAGCGGAAAAGGCTGAATTACATGATTTTGAAGACAGTAAATACTTTGAAGGGTGTATGCCTGTAGAAGAAATGGCCTCACGGGGTGAAAAAACTTTGCTTTTCGGTCCGCTAAAACCAGTTGGACTTGAAATGCCCAATGGAGAAATGCCATACGCTGTCGTTCAGCTGCGCCAAGATAACGTTTCGAAAACAATGTATAACTTGGTTGGTTTTCAAACTCAACTTAAATGGGGCGAACAAAAACGAGTATTTCAGTTAATTCCTGGTCTTGAAGACGTTGAATTTATCCGTTATGGAGTAATGCACCGGAACACATTTTTGAATTCCCCTAAATTACTCAGCGCTAATTATCAATTAAAAGACAAGCCGCAGTTTTATTTTGCGGGCCAAATTACAGGAGTCGAGGGTTATGTTGAAAGCGCTGGGAGCGGTTTGTTTGCTGCGCTTTCATTATTTAAGCAATTAAAAGGTGAGAGTTTAATAGCTGATCCTCACACCATGATTGGAGCCATGGGAAATTACGTTGCAAACGCTGATGCTAAATACTTTCAACCAATGAACGCTAATTTTGGAATTATGACTCCACTCACCCAAAGAATAAGAAATAAAAAAGAACGACGAGAAATTATGGCTCAGCGTGCTTTGGAGTTAGTTAAAAATTGGAAGGTTTAA
- the topA gene encoding type I DNA topoisomerase — MVNSTKTKKGTTKKNLVIVESPTKAQTIERYLGRNYRVVASKGHIRDLPKSKMGVDLEHNFKPEYISIRGKGPVIKDLKKEAAKAKQVYLASDPDREGEAIAWHVSHILGLKDTDKNRVVFNEITKDTVKEAFKSPRAIDMNLVDAQQARRVLDRVVGYSISPILWHKVKKGLSAGRVQSVALKLIIDRQKEIDNFIPEEYWSIEANFKKGAKTFIGDFYGIGGKKKKLSSDKDVKEVITKIDKKKKFDVSEVKKRQTKKNPYPAFTTSTLQQTANRKLNYHTKKTMMLAQQLYEGVNLGGKTGHAGLITYMRTDSVRVSPVAVSEAHQFITDQYGKEYVGSRVAKNSKKEKVQDAHEAIRPSSVARTPESLKSILSRDQLRLYTLIWNRFVASQMASAVYDTMNTTVEQNDVQFQVKGSKLIFPGFTKVYKDNETKSEGKLPDLKEGDQVDLSKLSPAQHFTQPPAKYTEASLVKALEENGVGRPSTFSPIIDTLQKRYYVKLTAKRFEPTDLGKIVNNIIEEFFPEIVDINFTANIETNLDNVEKGISDWVSVVDKFYQHFEPEVDNADQKIEKVEFKLELAGENCPECGAPLVYKMGRYGKFIACSRFPDCRYTKAVVKEIGMVCPVCKEGQVIEKHTKRNRLFYGCSRYPNCEFMSWDKPVPRNCPNCQHYLVEKKVKNTLQVVCPNGDYAEELQK; from the coding sequence ATGGTAAATTCGACAAAAACAAAAAAAGGAACAACAAAAAAGAATTTAGTGATTGTAGAGTCTCCCACTAAAGCACAAACGATTGAAAGATATTTAGGTCGTAACTATCGAGTTGTAGCCTCTAAAGGACACATTCGTGATTTGCCAAAAAGCAAAATGGGTGTTGATCTTGAACATAATTTCAAACCAGAATACATTTCAATTCGTGGTAAAGGTCCGGTAATTAAGGATCTTAAAAAAGAAGCAGCAAAAGCAAAGCAAGTTTATTTGGCCTCTGATCCGGATCGAGAGGGCGAGGCAATTGCTTGGCACGTCAGTCATATTCTTGGACTAAAAGATACTGACAAAAATCGAGTTGTTTTTAACGAAATAACGAAGGATACCGTCAAAGAAGCATTTAAAAGTCCACGCGCCATTGACATGAATCTCGTCGACGCTCAACAAGCTCGTCGAGTCCTTGATCGAGTAGTTGGATATTCAATCAGTCCAATTCTTTGGCATAAAGTTAAAAAAGGATTGTCAGCTGGTAGAGTTCAGTCTGTAGCTTTAAAATTAATTATTGATCGACAAAAAGAAATTGATAATTTTATTCCCGAAGAATACTGGAGTATTGAAGCTAATTTCAAAAAAGGAGCCAAGACTTTTATCGGTGATTTTTATGGAATTGGGGGAAAAAAGAAGAAATTAAGCAGTGATAAAGACGTTAAAGAAGTTATCACTAAAATTGATAAAAAGAAAAAATTTGACGTAAGTGAAGTCAAGAAAAGACAGACAAAGAAAAATCCTTATCCAGCTTTCACCACTTCAACATTGCAGCAAACGGCAAATCGCAAACTTAATTATCACACCAAAAAAACAATGATGTTGGCTCAACAACTTTATGAAGGTGTTAATTTAGGTGGTAAAACAGGGCATGCCGGTCTTATTACGTATATGAGGACGGACTCAGTTCGAGTATCTCCAGTCGCAGTAAGTGAGGCTCATCAGTTTATTACAGATCAATATGGCAAAGAATACGTTGGATCACGTGTTGCTAAGAATAGTAAAAAAGAAAAGGTTCAGGATGCCCATGAAGCAATCCGTCCCAGTTCAGTCGCTAGGACCCCTGAATCACTTAAGAGCATCTTATCTCGCGACCAATTACGTTTATACACGTTAATTTGGAATCGTTTTGTTGCCAGCCAAATGGCTAGTGCAGTTTACGACACAATGAATACTACTGTCGAACAAAATGATGTGCAATTTCAGGTTAAGGGTTCCAAACTAATTTTTCCTGGATTTACAAAAGTTTATAAAGACAATGAAACTAAATCAGAAGGAAAATTGCCTGATTTAAAAGAAGGCGATCAAGTTGATCTCAGTAAATTATCCCCCGCGCAACACTTCACTCAGCCTCCCGCTAAATACACCGAAGCTAGTTTAGTTAAAGCATTGGAAGAGAACGGTGTTGGACGTCCTTCAACATTTTCGCCAATTATTGATACTTTACAAAAACGATACTATGTAAAATTAACTGCAAAACGTTTTGAACCCACTGATTTAGGTAAAATTGTTAACAATATTATTGAGGAATTTTTCCCTGAAATTGTCGATATAAATTTTACGGCAAACATTGAAACAAATCTTGATAACGTTGAAAAGGGGATTAGCGACTGGGTCTCGGTGGTTGATAAATTTTATCAACATTTTGAACCTGAAGTTGATAATGCCGATCAAAAAATTGAAAAAGTTGAATTTAAACTTGAACTTGCAGGTGAAAATTGTCCAGAGTGTGGGGCACCATTAGTTTACAAAATGGGGCGTTATGGGAAATTTATTGCTTGTAGTCGTTTTCCAGATTGTCGTTATACAAAAGCTGTAGTCAAAGAAATTGGGATGGTTTGTCCAGTCTGTAAAGAAGGTCAAGTCATCGAAAAACACACTAAACGTAATCGACTTTTTTATGGTTGTTCACGCTATCCAAATTGTGAATTTATGTCGTGGGATAAACCAGTTCCTAGAAATTGTCCGAATTGCCAACACTATTTAGTTGAGAAAAAAGTCAAAAATACCCTTCAGGTGGTTTGCCCGAACGGTGATTATGCAGAGGAGCTACAAAAATAA
- the dprA gene encoding DNA-processing protein DprA, with translation MKLRDVLLTGFLSRSFTYKNFVALLNKRELLERKELSNHEVYRYSKLNGKNIALFEDFSLEEALEESQAKKIKFLTILDDEYPLRLMESYEPPIVLSYQGQLELLKECCLGIVGGRVYPKNAAPILNNFCTELMPQKIIVVSGLAKGIDAIALKSAIAHQGKTIAVIGTGLNRYYPRENQELQREIARNHLLISEYPPDSGAQKFHFPQRNRVIAGISHGVLVASARNHSGSLITGNLALQNNREVFALPGECGDPLYEGSNKLIQAGAKLVLQAEDVSSEIQYYW, from the coding sequence ATGAAATTACGAGATGTTTTGTTGACTGGCTTTTTAAGCAGAAGTTTTACTTATAAGAATTTTGTGGCTTTATTAAACAAGCGAGAACTCTTAGAGCGAAAAGAATTGAGCAACCACGAGGTGTATAGATATTCTAAGCTAAATGGGAAAAATATCGCACTTTTTGAAGATTTTTCGCTTGAAGAGGCCTTGGAAGAAAGCCAAGCAAAAAAAATTAAATTTTTGACAATTTTAGATGATGAGTATCCCTTAAGATTAATGGAAAGCTATGAGCCGCCCATTGTTCTTAGCTATCAAGGTCAGCTCGAATTGTTGAAAGAATGTTGTTTAGGTATCGTTGGCGGAAGGGTTTATCCCAAAAATGCAGCACCAATTCTTAATAATTTTTGTACGGAGCTAATGCCCCAAAAAATTATCGTTGTTAGCGGGCTTGCAAAAGGAATTGATGCGATTGCTTTAAAATCGGCCATCGCCCATCAGGGAAAAACTATTGCCGTGATCGGAACTGGGCTCAACCGATATTACCCGAGAGAAAATCAAGAACTGCAAAGAGAAATCGCACGCAATCACTTGCTGATCTCTGAGTACCCGCCAGATTCAGGAGCCCAGAAATTTCATTTTCCCCAAAGAAATCGGGTTATTGCTGGAATTTCACACGGCGTTTTAGTAGCAAGCGCACGCAATCATTCGGGAAGTTTAATTACCGGAAATTTAGCGCTGCAAAATAACCGCGAGGTCTTTGCTTTACCAGGAGAATGTGGTGACCCTTTATACGAAGGGTCTAATAAATTAATTCAAGCGGGCGCAAAACTCGTTCTCCAGGCGGAAGACGTAAGCAGTGAAATTCAGTATTATTGGTAA
- a CDS encoding ribonuclease HII, protein MNKLTIGQIKERLKDSTISPLFLQQLKEDSRSGVQKLLQQYEKQQLILENQLKEYQQKCYYEQKCWQLDRLVAGVDEVGRGCLAGPVVCAAVILNPQVPIIGVDDSKKLRPESRTRLAKIIKEESLAYSVALISPSTIDQINILEASRLAMKFAVQKLSLTPESLLVDAVKIETEIPQTDLIKGDEKSASIGAASILAKVCRDELMDRYDEFYPEYNFKSNKGYGTREHLLALKEFGISPIHRKSFSPVRQIIA, encoded by the coding sequence ATGAATAAGTTAACAATTGGCCAGATAAAAGAGAGGTTGAAAGATTCAACAATTTCACCTCTTTTTTTGCAACAACTAAAAGAAGATTCTCGTAGTGGCGTTCAAAAACTTTTACAACAATACGAAAAACAACAATTGATTTTGGAAAATCAACTTAAAGAATACCAACAAAAATGTTATTATGAACAAAAATGCTGGCAGTTAGATCGGTTAGTTGCAGGAGTTGATGAAGTGGGTCGCGGATGTTTAGCTGGCCCCGTAGTTTGTGCAGCAGTTATCCTTAACCCGCAGGTCCCAATTATAGGAGTCGATGATTCAAAAAAACTTCGTCCCGAATCACGTACTCGACTAGCGAAAATTATTAAAGAGGAATCACTTGCTTATAGTGTTGCTTTAATTTCTCCATCAACCATTGATCAAATTAATATTTTAGAAGCTAGCCGTTTGGCAATGAAATTTGCAGTTCAAAAATTAAGTCTGACGCCTGAAAGTCTCTTGGTCGATGCAGTAAAAATAGAGACTGAAATTCCTCAGACTGACTTAATCAAAGGCGATGAAAAAAGCGCTAGCATTGGAGCTGCCAGCATTTTGGCAAAAGTTTGTCGTGATGAGTTAATGGATCGTTATGACGAATTTTATCCGGAGTATAACTTTAAATCGAATAAGGGTTACGGCACGCGTGAACACCTTTTAGCGTTAAAAGAATTTGGAATTTCTCCAATTCACCGAAAAAGTTTTTCGCCTGTTCGGCAAATTATCGCGTAA
- the ylqF gene encoding ribosome biogenesis GTPase YlqF: protein MTGEWFPGHMAKTKRLLTEKKREIDLALILIDARAPISSINQYLNEVFNDKPKIYLLNKCDLADPVTTQLWINEFEKQGKQIFKINAKKGTGVRSVVKAAEETVLKSKKRYAQLGLKNIPVRATLLGIPNIGKSTLLNRFVRKNVAIAQNKPGLTRNLLWYKVNDHFKILDTPGMLWPKFDEPETGYKIALLNSIANYVYDPEKVTDFLLSTMAEHYPEQSLKYFNSCNSWIDFLQQTKFEDSTNKAQEIIRNFWESKYGSISLEWPNE from the coding sequence ATGACAGGTGAATGGTTTCCTGGCCACATGGCCAAAACAAAAAGGTTGTTGACCGAAAAGAAAAGAGAAATTGATCTTGCTTTAATCTTAATCGATGCAAGAGCCCCGATTAGTTCGATCAACCAATATTTAAATGAAGTATTTAATGATAAGCCGAAAATTTATCTATTAAATAAATGCGATTTGGCAGATCCCGTGACAACTCAACTTTGGATTAACGAGTTTGAAAAACAGGGAAAACAGATTTTTAAGATTAACGCTAAAAAAGGAACAGGAGTACGCTCGGTAGTTAAGGCTGCAGAAGAAACTGTTTTAAAAAGCAAAAAAAGATATGCCCAACTGGGACTTAAAAATATTCCGGTTCGAGCTACTCTATTAGGAATCCCAAATATTGGTAAATCTACGCTACTCAATCGTTTTGTGCGTAAAAACGTTGCAATTGCTCAAAACAAACCGGGGCTAACTCGCAATTTGTTGTGGTATAAAGTAAATGACCACTTTAAAATTTTAGACACGCCGGGAATGTTGTGGCCAAAATTTGATGAACCTGAAACGGGATATAAAATTGCTTTGTTAAATTCCATTGCTAATTATGTCTACGATCCCGAAAAGGTGACAGATTTTTTGCTTTCAACAATGGCTGAACATTATCCTGAACAATCTCTAAAATACTTTAACAGTTGTAATTCTTGGATTGATTTTTTACAACAGACAAAATTTGAAGATTCGACAAATAAGGCGCAGGAAATCATTAGAAATTTTTGGGAATCGAAATATGGATCTATTTCCTTAGAGTGGCCAAATGAATAA
- the lepB gene encoding signal peptidase I: MAQYLAVKSRARRKYLKKQSNKTERLLYYIQLAFVSLINIVLVLVIFTFFFRNSIVDGDSMRPTFSDKDQNILRKFGKVKRFDIIVFNPPDGYAGINSRDHFIKRVVGMPGDEISFKNNNLYINGKKYEETFLNDIDGQKNLTFDFKMEDLSATNHTKRVPPDSYFVMGDNRAHSSDSRYFGFVKKERINGIVFFRFSPLVKFRFF; the protein is encoded by the coding sequence TTGGCCCAATATTTAGCAGTAAAAAGTCGTGCAAGACGAAAATATTTAAAAAAGCAGTCTAATAAAACCGAACGATTATTGTATTACATTCAATTGGCTTTCGTATCACTAATTAACATTGTTTTAGTATTAGTGATTTTTACCTTCTTTTTTCGTAATTCGATTGTTGACGGTGATTCAATGCGCCCGACTTTCTCAGATAAAGATCAAAATATATTACGCAAATTTGGAAAAGTTAAACGCTTTGATATTATTGTTTTTAATCCACCAGATGGATACGCAGGAATTAATTCTCGCGATCACTTTATTAAGCGAGTAGTTGGAATGCCTGGAGATGAAATCAGTTTTAAAAATAATAATTTATATATCAATGGAAAAAAATACGAGGAGACCTTCTTAAATGATATCGATGGACAAAAAAATCTTACTTTCGATTTTAAAATGGAAGATCTTTCAGCTACTAACCATACTAAAAGAGTCCCACCGGACAGTTACTTTGTAATGGGTGATAATCGTGCTCATTCTTCAGATAGTCGATATTTTGGTTTCGTAAAAAAAGAACGGATTAACGGAATTGTATTCTTCCGCTTTTCTCCGTTAGTAAAGTTTAGGTTTTTTTAA
- a CDS encoding S41 family peptidase produces the protein MDSNKNSSQQENQAKNKIIKTGIIALVLGILIGFFIPRPQAKTASNTAVKSSSKQKSEYVDSVKELIKSKYYQPVDEKKLDNGSIKGMLDSLDDPYTTYLDKKEAQSLTDTISSSIVGIGITVLEKNKMIVIDSVLDGTPAKKSGLKANDVIIKVDGKSIVGKPAAKATKLIRGKKGTSVKITVKRGDHEANFKMERDTIPIETVKHKMLDKNIGYLDVSTFSSPTTDEFKKSIKDLRKSGAKKLVVDMRGNPGGELQQALSLSSMFLKDGQPIMQVQGRQKADLAVYRASKKLDGGFKITEPTVVLTDGDSASAAEIFTAALKNNKIKVVGKKTFGKGTVQRVVDLPDDAELKMTVAKWLTPDGTWINHKGIKPDYSVDYPKYLNMVFNEIKTPLKVGDVSSNVKVFQVGLTALGMHPGNEKGIFDEATENETKNFQNQRKINVNGTIDESTIQEMIRALRDLSKQQDPMQQKAVEILNN, from the coding sequence TTGGATTCGAATAAAAATAGTTCGCAACAAGAAAATCAAGCAAAAAATAAAATTATTAAAACCGGAATTATAGCTTTAGTATTAGGGATACTGATTGGTTTTTTTATTCCGCGTCCCCAGGCTAAAACTGCATCAAATACTGCGGTTAAAAGTTCAAGTAAACAAAAAAGTGAGTACGTTGATTCTGTCAAAGAGTTAATCAAAAGTAAATATTATCAGCCAGTCGATGAAAAGAAATTGGATAATGGATCAATTAAAGGGATGCTCGATAGTCTTGATGATCCTTATACTACTTATTTAGATAAAAAAGAAGCTCAATCACTTACCGATACAATCTCTTCAAGTATTGTTGGCATTGGAATAACCGTGCTTGAGAAAAATAAAATGATCGTGATTGATAGTGTCTTAGATGGAACGCCTGCCAAAAAATCTGGCCTTAAAGCTAACGATGTCATTATTAAAGTCGATGGAAAGTCTATCGTTGGAAAACCCGCTGCTAAGGCAACGAAATTAATTAGAGGTAAAAAGGGGACCTCTGTTAAAATTACCGTCAAACGAGGTGATCATGAGGCCAATTTTAAAATGGAGCGCGATACGATTCCAATTGAGACAGTTAAACATAAAATGCTTGATAAAAACATTGGGTACCTAGATGTTTCAACCTTTTCAAGTCCTACAACTGACGAGTTTAAAAAATCTATTAAAGACTTACGTAAATCTGGCGCAAAGAAATTGGTGGTAGATATGCGCGGTAATCCGGGTGGAGAATTACAACAAGCTTTATCACTATCAAGTATGTTTTTAAAAGACGGACAACCGATCATGCAAGTGCAAGGACGTCAAAAAGCTGATCTAGCCGTTTATCGGGCCAGCAAGAAATTAGACGGAGGCTTTAAAATTACCGAACCCACTGTTGTTTTAACTGACGGCGATAGCGCAAGTGCTGCTGAAATTTTCACGGCAGCTTTAAAGAATAATAAAATTAAGGTTGTCGGAAAAAAGACCTTCGGTAAAGGGACTGTTCAACGAGTAGTTGATTTACCTGACGATGCCGAACTTAAAATGACAGTTGCTAAGTGGCTTACACCTGATGGTACCTGGATTAACCATAAAGGTATTAAGCCAGACTATTCAGTTGATTATCCAAAATACCTGAATATGGTTTTCAATGAGATCAAAACTCCTTTAAAAGTAGGGGATGTATCAAGTAACGTCAAAGTTTTTCAAGTTGGTCTTACGGCCCTTGGAATGCATCCAGGTAACGAAAAGGGAATTTTCGATGAAGCAACTGAAAATGAAACTAAGAATTTTCAAAATCAGCGAAAGATAAACGTGAATGGGACGATTGATGAAAGTACTATTCAGGAAATGATTAGGGCGCTGAGAGATTTATCGAAACAACAAGATCCAATGCAGCAAAAAGCTGTGGAAATTCTGAATAATTAA
- a CDS encoding YpmS family protein: MNIWKWLFLGLVGIIVGFSIFVYTRFFIEKPAYHPIETSITKNSPSFKVVMNKKQLTVLTNQYLKQLNSKELNLNFSLSDEAQLTGSIRIFSHPLPFRLVMDVSVLSNKDLLLKPKVVSMGNLDISAQRVLELIESQVKMPRYVKVNSKRTEIVMALERVQFNKDLSFKIDSVDLNNDRIVFNGYLNK, translated from the coding sequence ATAAATATTTGGAAATGGCTATTTTTAGGCTTAGTTGGAATTATTGTTGGTTTTTCGATTTTTGTTTACACTAGATTTTTCATTGAAAAGCCCGCTTATCATCCAATTGAGACTTCAATTACTAAAAATAGCCCAAGTTTTAAAGTGGTTATGAATAAAAAACAATTGACAGTGTTGACTAATCAATATTTAAAACAATTAAATTCCAAAGAACTAAATTTAAACTTTTCTTTAAGTGATGAAGCTCAATTAACTGGAAGTATTAGAATCTTTAGTCATCCGTTACCTTTTCGGCTGGTTATGGATGTTTCAGTTTTATCAAATAAGGATTTATTGTTGAAACCGAAAGTGGTTTCAATGGGCAATTTAGACATTTCTGCTCAGCGTGTTTTAGAATTAATTGAGAGTCAAGTTAAAATGCCTCGTTATGTTAAGGTCAACTCAAAGAGAACCGAAATTGTAATGGCTTTAGAACGGGTGCAATTTAATAAAGATTTAAGCTTCAAAATTGATTCCGTTGACCTCAATAATGATCGTATTGTTTTTAACGGATATCTAAATAAATAG